Proteins encoded in a region of the Oncorhynchus gorbuscha isolate QuinsamMale2020 ecotype Even-year linkage group LG16, OgorEven_v1.0, whole genome shotgun sequence genome:
- the LOC123999647 gene encoding lysine-specific demethylase 8-like translates to MAELWSAISAALPVTEAEFPLDFSEKVEPSVVDVLKRCRQQLYTGSSRWRHNAQIILDFSWEKLNTGTWRDVDKEWRCLYSYGCLFKVAALCRDDASSATVQEAIRTCDLGLLMGAAIMDNILQTFVRILQNDIGKRHSNEENPSEGVSAKKIKVDCVSVPVVKQALAVPRIHCPSLESFKRDYLDPQKPVILEGIIDHWPAFKNHPWSIEYLQTVAGCRTVPVEVGSRYTDEEWSQTLLTVNEFIDRYIVVKDASSLGYLAQHQLFEQVPELKDDIRIPDYCSLGEGDEDDITINAWFGPGGTVSPLHQDPQQNFLAQVVGRKYIRLYSPEDTEKLYPHQLQLLHNTSQVEVESPDVVRFPEFVKAPYLECVLQPGEVLFIPVKHWHYVRSLELSFSVSFWWS, encoded by the exons ATGGCGGAACTGTGGTCAGCTATTTCTGCTGCTTTGCCTGTGACGGAGGCAGAATTTCCACTTGACTTCAGTGAAAAAGTTGAGCCCAGTGTGGTGGATGTGCTGAAACGTTGCAGGCAGCAGCTGTACACCGGGAGCAGTCGATGGAGGCATAACGCTCAGATCATCTTGGACTTTTCCTGGGAGAAGCTCAACACAGGAACATGGCGTGATGTGGACAAGGAGTGGAGGTGTTTGTATTCATATGGCTGCCTGTTCAAAGTAGCTGCCCTATGCCGTGATGATGCCTCATCAGCTACAGTGCAGGAGGCCATACGGACATGTGACTTGGGCCTGCTCATGGGGGCAGCCATCATGGACAATATTTTACAAACCTTTGTAAGGATCCTACAAAATGATATCGGGAAGAGGCACTCCAATGAGGAGAATCCTAGTGAAGGAGTTAGTGCCAAG AAAATTAAGGTTGACTGTGTGTCAGTGCCCGTTGTCAAGCAGGCTCTGGCAGTGCCAAGGATACACTGTCCATCATTGGAGAGTTTCAAGAGAGATTACTTGGATCCCCAAAAGCCAGTCATATTAGAGGGTATCATAGATCACTGGCCAGCCTTCAAAAACCACCCTTGGAG CATAGAATACCTGCAAACTGTTGCTGGTTGTCGGACTGTACCTGTTGAAGTGGGCTCAAGATATACTGATGAGGAATGGTCACAGACGCTCCTTACGGTCAATGAATTCATCGATCGCTATATTGTTGTGAAA gACGCATCAAGTTTGGGATATCTTGCTCAGCACCAGCTATTTGAGCAG GTCCCCGAGCTTAAAGACGACATCCGTATCCCTGACTACTGTAGTCTTGGTGAGGGAGATgaagatgacatcacaataaacgCTTGGTTTGGGCCAGGAGGTACAGTGTCCCCCCTTCATCAAGATCCTCAACAGAACTTCCTGGCTCAG GTGGTTGGGAGAAAGTACATTCGTCTGTATTCCCCTGAGGACACCGAGAAACTCTACCCTCACCAATTGCAGCTCCTACACAACACTAGTCAG GTGGAGGTGGAAAGTCCAGACGTGGTGCGATTCCCAGAGTTTGTGAAGGCCCCCTACCTAGAGTGTGTGTTGCAGCCTGGGGAGGTCTTGTTCATCCCAGTCAAGCACTGGCATTACGTGCGTTCTTTGGAGCTCAGCTTTTCTGTGAGCTTCTGGTGGTCATGA